DNA from Actinomyces sp. oral taxon 897:
CTACCCGATCGTGGTGTCCTACTCCTCCTCCCCCGCGGCCACGGTCAGCCCCGACGGCCAGAGCTCCACCACCGCCTCGCTGCCGGCCACCGCCTTCCGCCAGGTGGAGTACGCCGGGGTGCTGACCGGGGCCGCCAACCCCGCGGGCGCCAAGGCCTTCATTGAGTGGATGCTCACCAAGGACGTCCAGGAGTCCATCCCGCAGAACATGTACATGTACCCGGTCAGCCCCGACGCCTCCCTGGGCGACGCCCTGACCAGGTTCGGCACCCTGTCCACCACGCCGGTCTCGGTGCCCGCCGCCGACATCGCCGCCAACCGCGAGTCCTGGCTGGCCACCTGGTCCGAGGCCGTCGGCCGGTGAGGGAACGCGCCCCGGTGCCCGGCGGCGCGCGCGCTACCGCCCCGGCGTCGGGCCCGCGCACCGGCTGGGGCGAGCGCGCCGGCTGGGCCCTGGCGGTGGCGGCCCCCCTGGTCTTCCTGGGGATCTTCTTCGCCTGGCCGGTGGCCACCCTGGTGGGCCGGGGCCTGGCGCCCGAGGGGAGCCCGGACCTGTCAGGCTTCGCCGAGGTCCTCACCCGCCCGCGGACCTGGAGGGTCGTGCGCCAGACCCTGACCCAGGCCACCCTGGCCACGGTGGTCTGCGTGGTCCTGGGCGTGCCCGGGGCCCTGGTGCTCTACCGGCGTCGCTTCCCCGGGCGCGACCTGCTGCGGACCCTGGTCCTGGTGCCCTTCGTGCTGCCCAGCGTCGTGGTGGGCGTGGCCTTCCACGCCCTGGTCACCAAGGGCGGGCCGTTGGGGGGCTGGGGGCTGGACGGGTCCCTGACCGCCGTCGTCGCCGCCCTGGTCTTCTTCAACTACGGGCTGGTGGTGCGCACGGTGGGCACCATGTGGTGCCGCCTGGACCCGCGCGCCGAGGAGGCCGCCCGGGCCCTGGGCGCCTCGCCGTGGCGGGCGTGGCGCACCGTCACCCTGCCCAGCCTCGTGCCCGCCATCGCCTCGGCCGCCTCCCTGACGTTCCTGTTCTGCGCCACCGCCTACGGGGTGGTCCTGGTCCTGGGCGGCACCGGGGTGGGCACCATTGAGACCGAGATCTACACCCTGACCGCCCAGTACCTTCAGCTGCGGGACGCGGCCGTGCTCAGCGTCCTCCAGCTCGCGGTCATCGCAGCCTGCCTGGGGGCCACCGAGCGCGCCCGGCGCGCCAGCCAGGCGCGGCTGGCCCTGCGCGTGGACGTGCCCGCCACCCGCCTGTGTCCGGGCGACGTCCCCGCCCTGGTCCTGACCCTGGCGGTGGTGGCCGTCCTCCTGGTGGGGCCGGTGGCCACCCTGGTGACCAGGTCCCTGCGCCGGGGCGGGCAGTGGACCCTGGCGAACTACACCGACCTGTCCACCACCGGCGGGCGCAACGCCCTGACGGTCACCGTCTGGCAGGCCGCTGGGAGCTCCCTGCGCGTGGCCGTGGTGGCTGCCGCCATCTCCCTGGGGGTCGGGGTGGCGTTGAGCCTGGTCATCTCCCGCTCCCCGCGCTCGGCCTGGCTGCGTCGGGGGCTGGCGGTGCTCGACGCCGTCGTCATGCTGCCCCTGGGGGTCTCGGCGGTGACCGTGGGCTTCGGCTTCCTCGTCACCCTGGCCCGCCCGCCGCTGGCCCTGACCCGCTCCTGGTGGATCCTGCCCCTGGCCCAGGCGGTGGTGGCCGTCCCCCTGGTGGTACGCACCCTGCTGCCGGCCCTGCGTGCCATTGACCCCCGCCAGCGCGAGGTCGCCGCCGCCCTGGGGGCCGGGCCGGGGCGCGTGCTGGCCACCGTGGACGGCCCCCACCTGGTGCGCGCCGGGGGCCTGGCCGCGGGCTTCGCCCTGGCCACCAGCCTGGGGGAGTTCGGGGCGACGTCGTTCCTCGCCCGCCCCGCCGAGCCCACCCTCCCCGTGGTCCTCTACCGGCTCATCGGCAGGCCCGGCGCCCAGAACCAGGGCATGGGCCTGGCCGCCGGGGTCGTCCTGGCGGGCGGGACCGCCGTCCTCATGCTTGTCTGCGAGTGGCTCCAGACCGCGGGCCACGGGAAGGAGGCTCCGTGGATGACCTGACTGGTGCTTCGGCCAACCCGGGGGCGGGTGCGCCCGATGGTGCTCCGGCTGGTCCGGTGGGCGCGCTCGGTGCACCTGGTGCGGGGGTGCCGCACCCGGCTGGTCCGGTGGGTGCACCTGGCCCGAGACGGCCACCGGCGTCGGGCACACCCCCGACGGGCCTGAGCCTGACCGGGCTGCGCGTGACCTACCCGGCGCCCCGCCCCGCCCTGCCCGTGGCCGCCGTGGACGGGGTGGACCTGGAGGTCGGCGTCGGCGAGGTGGTGGCGCTGCTGGGGGCCAGCGGCTCAGGCAAGTCCTCCCTCCTGCGTGCCGTGGCCGGGCTGGAGCCGGTGAGCGGGGGGGACGTCGCCTGGGCGGGGCGCTCGGTGGTGCGCACCCCCGTGCACCGGCGCGGCTTCGGCCTCATGTTCCAGGACGGCCAGCTCTTCCCCTTCCGGGACGTGGCCGGGAACGTGGCCTACGGTCTGACGGGGATGACGCGGCCTGAGCGGGACCGGCGTGTGGCGCAGGTCCTTGACCTCGTCGGCCTGGGCGGGTACGGGGGGCGGGCGGTGACGACCCTGTCGGGTGGCCAGGCCCAGCGGGTGGCCCTCGCCCGGGCCCTGGCCCCCCGGCCCCGCCTCCTGCTCCTGGACGAGCCGCTCTCCGCCCTGGACCGCGCCCTGCGTGAGCAGCTGAGCCTGGACCTGCGGACCATCCTGCGCGAGCAGGCCATGACCGCCCTCTACGTCACCCACGACCAGGACGAGGCCATGACCGTGGCCGACCGCGTAGGCGTCATGGCCGACGGGCGGCTGGCGCGCCTGGACGTCCCCGAGCGGCTCTGGGGCGACCCCGGCAGCCGGCAGGTCGCCGAGTTCCTCGGGTACTCCCCGGTCCTGGGTGCCGACGACGTCGCCTGCCTGGGGTGGGAGGGCGCGCTCGCGGCCGGTGGCGCCACGGACGGCGGCCTCCCGGCACTGGCCCTGGCACCCGGCGCGCTGAGCGTGGTGGGTCATGGTGACCCGGTGGGTGGGGCCGCGGTGGGTGGGGCGTCCTCGATGGGTGGGGTGCTGGTGGATGGAGCGTCCTCGGCCACCGGGGCGTCTGCGGTAAGTGCTGGGCCGGGGGCCCTGGTGGGCGGGGTGCCGCCAATGAGTAGTGTGCTGGTAGGTGGGATCGCGGCGGGCGGGGCGCCTCCGGTGGGTGGAGCGTCCTCGGTGGACGAGGCCTTGGGCGCGCGCGGAGGGGCGTTCTCGGCGCCCGGGCCCGAGCGGGTGCGGGCCCTCACGGCCGCAGCGCGGGTGACGGGCCTGCGTGCCCGTCGTGGTGAGCGCTGGGCCGAGGTCCAGCTCCTGGGCGCCGGTGGTCCTGTTGGTGCCGCGGCCGCCCTGGTCCCGGACGGCGTCGTCGTGGGACATGGGCAGGAGGTCAAGGTCCGGCTGGATCCGTCCCGCACGGCCGGTGTTCGCGACGGTGGCCGGTGACTGTGCCCGGGATGGTTGCGTGCTGTCGGCTCCGCCCCTGGATGCTGCGCCAGCAGGTGGGCGGCAGCTGCGTGAGCTGGCGGAGGTCCCGCCCCTGGATGCTGCGCGGCGTCGAGGGGCCTCTGGTGGGGACACGCTGGGCTGATTCGAGGTGGACGCGCCTTCGTGCGCGTGAACGCCGTTTCATGCATGTGAACGCCGTCCTGGGCGGCGTTCGTATGCCCAGGAGCGCGTTCATCAAGGCTAAAGCGCGTTCAATGGCGTGGGAAGACGTACATCGAGGTCAAGGCGCGTTCAGGGGCGCGGGAGCGCGTTCACCTGGGCTGGGGTGTATCCAGGTTGCACTAGTTCTTGCATATCTCATCAGTTTCTGTACCGGCCCCCTGCAGGACCCCGGGATATCCGCATGATTCCGTAGGCCCCGGGCGCCTCCTGCAAGAACTGGTGCGGTCTGTGGGGGCGTGCTGTGTGGCCGGTCCCGTTCTCACGACGAACAAGTACCGTTCTCGCGAGCAACAAGTACCGTTCTCGCGGCGAATAAGTACCGTTCTCGCGATGGGGGTGGGGAGGGGGTGTGCGGCTGGGACCGGGACAGCGCGCCCCGCGTGTCCGGCAGGCCGGGGCACCCGGCTGGTGGGGGCCGGTGGGACCATCGGCCCGGGAGCCTGGGGCCCACCCGTGTTACCGGATGAGCCCGGCGGTATCGGGATACCATGCGGGGGATGGCTGACCTTCCCTCCGTGACTAGTGACCGCTTAGGGGCCTGGGCCCGGCGCCGTGGCCCCGGCTTCTCCTTTGACGGCAACGGGGGCCTCGACGTCCCCGGGCACCGCTTCCTCGCCTTCGTCTACCGGGGCTACGGGCTGGTGCTACGAGCCCGGTTCTCCGCCGAGATGACCCCGGCGCGCCGTGCCGAGGCCGTCGCCCTGTGCACCCGCCTCCTCCAGGAGCCCACCTGCCCCGCGCTCGCGGTCTACGACGACCCCGAGGCCCCGCCAGTACCCGACCAGGACCCCTCTGCCGACCTGCCCCGCCGTGTCATTGTCAACGCGCAGGTCGTCACCACCGTCGGTGAGGGCATGAACGACCCCCAGCTCGCCACCGTCATGGACGACGCCGTGGCCGCCCTCGGCGCCGCCGTCGCCGCCCTGCGCCAGACCCTTGACGAGCTCGTCCCTGACATGGAGGAGGACTGACGTGCCCTGGTGGAACACGCCCCCCGAGGTCGCAGCGCCCCCGGTGACCCTGGAGCGGGTCTGCGCGGCCCTGCGGCGCCTGGGCCTGGACCCGGTCGTGCACGACGGCCGCACTCAGGTCGTTCTCTACCGCTACCCCTGCACCCTGCGCCTCCTGAGCCCGGGCCCGGCGGCCCCGGACCAGTCGGCCCCACCGGCCCCGGGGCCGGTCTCGACCCAGGCGGAGAAGGCTGCCCTGGACCGGCCTGACGCCGGCTCGACGGAGGCCCTTCAGCGACCCGTCCCGGCGGACCAGGCGACCTCAGGTCAGGCGGTCCCGGACCAGGCGGTTGCCGTACCGGC
Protein-coding regions in this window:
- a CDS encoding ABC transporter permease, translated to MRERAPVPGGARATAPASGPRTGWGERAGWALAVAAPLVFLGIFFAWPVATLVGRGLAPEGSPDLSGFAEVLTRPRTWRVVRQTLTQATLATVVCVVLGVPGALVLYRRRFPGRDLLRTLVLVPFVLPSVVVGVAFHALVTKGGPLGGWGLDGSLTAVVAALVFFNYGLVVRTVGTMWCRLDPRAEEAARALGASPWRAWRTVTLPSLVPAIASAASLTFLFCATAYGVVLVLGGTGVGTIETEIYTLTAQYLQLRDAAVLSVLQLAVIAACLGATERARRASQARLALRVDVPATRLCPGDVPALVLTLAVVAVLLVGPVATLVTRSLRRGGQWTLANYTDLSTTGGRNALTVTVWQAAGSSLRVAVVAAAISLGVGVALSLVISRSPRSAWLRRGLAVLDAVVMLPLGVSAVTVGFGFLVTLARPPLALTRSWWILPLAQAVVAVPLVVRTLLPALRAIDPRQREVAAALGAGPGRVLATVDGPHLVRAGGLAAGFALATSLGEFGATSFLARPAEPTLPVVLYRLIGRPGAQNQGMGLAAGVVLAGGTAVLMLVCEWLQTAGHGKEAPWMT
- a CDS encoding ATP-binding cassette domain-containing protein, whose amino-acid sequence is MDDLTGASANPGAGAPDGAPAGPVGALGAPGAGVPHPAGPVGAPGPRRPPASGTPPTGLSLTGLRVTYPAPRPALPVAAVDGVDLEVGVGEVVALLGASGSGKSSLLRAVAGLEPVSGGDVAWAGRSVVRTPVHRRGFGLMFQDGQLFPFRDVAGNVAYGLTGMTRPERDRRVAQVLDLVGLGGYGGRAVTTLSGGQAQRVALARALAPRPRLLLLDEPLSALDRALREQLSLDLRTILREQAMTALYVTHDQDEAMTVADRVGVMADGRLARLDVPERLWGDPGSRQVAEFLGYSPVLGADDVACLGWEGALAAGGATDGGLPALALAPGALSVVGHGDPVGGAAVGGASSMGGVLVDGASSATGASAVSAGPGALVGGVPPMSSVLVGGIAAGGAPPVGGASSVDEALGARGGAFSAPGPERVRALTAAARVTGLRARRGERWAEVQLLGAGGPVGAAAALVPDGVVVGHGQEVKVRLDPSRTAGVRDGGR